One Lacticaseibacillus rhamnosus genomic window carries:
- a CDS encoding FAD-dependent oxidoreductase encodes MNSDLIVVGGGTAGVMAALAAASRGIKVTIIEQQSTCGGNATLSGLAEFNAVTFKKRLIYKGFEKKIFDRLVEWNSGKYYYQLPMSSDKSIRVDRLRYNPEVLKLILEDLLTENNVRIYYNTSFRSAQKLTNGFEIEAESFGKSVQLSTKYIIDGTSNSAVAVSLGCQTQPLASNKIPVSTQLFRLSNVDLTTLQEFIDSGHLSEIINDAFAKDIIKGRILAFAPIPGTNDVSVNVTRTSVDYRDALQLSRGLQESRKQISSIIVFIKENIPGCENSYISNIAPILGVRASIKLKGRTTLSLSDIQQARQFEDCVAVGCYPVDVHDPITKKVHFMKINSMYQIPFSACLPQEDLNLAVIGKAISTDDETFAATRVMPIVMNVGESVGAIFAYAINAHKNIYDFSPSKLQQVLNQTNLVSNFSEVN; translated from the coding sequence ATGAATTCAGACTTAATAGTCGTTGGTGGTGGAACCGCAGGCGTAATGGCTGCATTAGCAGCCGCTTCAAGGGGTATAAAGGTAACCATTATTGAACAACAATCCACCTGTGGGGGAAATGCAACTTTATCAGGGTTAGCGGAATTCAACGCAGTCACATTTAAAAAAAGATTGATCTATAAAGGTTTTGAAAAAAAGATATTTGATCGTCTCGTTGAATGGAATTCAGGTAAATATTATTACCAATTACCAATGTCTTCCGACAAAAGTATACGAGTAGATCGACTCCGGTATAATCCCGAAGTTTTGAAACTGATACTGGAGGATCTATTGACTGAAAACAACGTTCGCATATACTACAATACTTCCTTCAGGTCTGCACAGAAATTGACAAATGGATTTGAAATAGAAGCTGAAAGTTTTGGTAAATCAGTTCAGCTTTCAACGAAGTACATCATTGATGGAACCAGTAATTCTGCAGTTGCAGTTAGTTTAGGGTGTCAAACTCAACCATTAGCTTCAAATAAAATTCCCGTATCGACACAATTGTTCAGACTTTCTAATGTAGATCTTACTACTCTCCAGGAATTTATTGACAGCGGTCATCTGTCAGAAATAATTAATGATGCCTTTGCCAAGGACATTATTAAAGGGAGAATACTTGCATTTGCTCCAATACCGGGAACCAACGATGTAAGCGTGAATGTTACCAGAACAAGCGTCGACTATCGTGATGCCTTGCAACTTTCAAGAGGATTGCAAGAAAGCAGAAAACAAATAAGTTCAATCATTGTATTCATTAAAGAAAATATCCCAGGTTGTGAAAATTCTTATATCTCAAATATCGCACCAATTCTAGGCGTTAGGGCAAGCATTAAACTCAAAGGACGAACAACGTTGAGCTTATCTGATATTCAGCAGGCACGCCAATTTGAAGACTGTGTTGCTGTTGGCTGCTATCCAGTCGATGTTCATGATCCGATTACAAAAAAAGTTCATTTTATGAAAATTAACAGTATGTATCAAATTCCTTTTAGTGCTTGTCTCCCACAGGAAGATCTCAATCTTGCTGTAATAGGCAAAGCAATATCAACCGATGATGAAACTTTTGCAGCTACGAGAGTTATGCCAATAGTTATGAATGTTGGCGAATCAGTTGGTGCCATCTTTGCCTATGCAATTAACGCTCACAAGAATATCTATGATTTCTCTCCTTCCAAATTACAGCAAGTCTTAAATCAAACAAATCTGGTTTCAAATTTTAGTGAGGTGAACTGA
- a CDS encoding LysR family transcriptional regulator: MNLNQLNYFLVLARVGSYSEAAFQLDIAQSTLSQSMLNLEREFGTPLFYAEKRVTYLTGAGAVFQEEAKKILQDVAQSKEKVAQYLNGNIGNVTIGVSGSFGVNIVPKAIRRYRQFHPENLVNFSIIQGNTEQILQGIRDHDVDFGICSYSRHNEDIEFSLIEREPYVVITSRWHELAEREQILISEILKYPLITFSTQSAVYYDIARMLNVDMTKLDIVMQVDDSSMMVSLVESGIGIAVIPRIYVLDNFDVKVLNLEDQRYRDIFCAYLKYQILSPVAKEFRSLIQLSSIRNSKG, from the coding sequence ATGAATCTTAATCAACTGAATTACTTTTTGGTGTTGGCTAGAGTTGGTTCATACAGTGAAGCGGCATTTCAATTGGATATTGCCCAATCAACATTAAGCCAGTCAATGCTGAATCTTGAACGAGAATTTGGAACACCATTGTTTTATGCTGAGAAACGAGTTACTTATTTGACCGGGGCAGGGGCTGTTTTTCAAGAAGAGGCAAAGAAAATACTTCAAGATGTTGCTCAAAGCAAGGAAAAGGTAGCTCAATATCTAAATGGAAATATCGGAAATGTCACGATTGGAGTTTCCGGATCTTTTGGAGTGAATATTGTTCCTAAGGCCATTAGACGTTACCGACAATTTCATCCAGAAAACCTTGTAAATTTTAGTATCATTCAAGGAAATACCGAACAGATATTACAAGGTATCAGGGATCACGATGTTGACTTTGGAATCTGTTCCTACTCAAGGCATAATGAGGATATCGAATTTTCATTAATTGAACGGGAACCCTATGTTGTCATAACCAGCAGATGGCATGAACTTGCTGAACGTGAACAGATTTTAATCTCAGAAATCCTTAAGTATCCGCTTATTACTTTTAGCACTCAGAGCGCTGTTTACTATGACATTGCACGTATGCTGAATGTTGATATGACAAAGTTAGACATTGTTATGCAGGTTGACGACTCATCCATGATGGTGTCGCTTGTAGAGTCTGGTATTGGGATTGCAGTCATACCACGTATCTATGTGTTAGATAACTTTGATGTCAAAGTTTTGAATTTAGAAGATCAACGATACCGGGATATATTTTGTGCGTATCTGAAATATCAAATTCTTTCTCCGGTTGCGAAAGAATTTCGGTCATTAATACAGCTATCAAGTATCAGAAATAGCAAAGGATGA
- a CDS encoding SAM hydrolase/SAM-dependent halogenase family protein: protein MAKLVLQTDFGLVDGAVAAMYGVAYGVDDKLSIHDLTHEIPPYDIFAASYRLYQTTKYWPAGTVFVSVVDPGVGSDRRSIIAETADHHFVITPDNGTLTHLAKFVGLKRVSVIDEAAHALPGSQESHTFHGRDIYAYNGAKLASGQITFEDLGTPLAADQIVMLPLGEVTQQEGQIAGTIDILDIRFGSLWTNIPLDAFKKLGVAPGELVQVSIYYHDQMRYQNQMPFTRTFAAVRVGEPLVYVNSLLNLGVAINQDSFSKLYHIGTGVDWHITVKRL from the coding sequence ATGGCAAAGTTAGTGTTGCAGACAGATTTCGGATTGGTGGATGGTGCCGTTGCGGCGATGTATGGGGTGGCTTATGGTGTTGATGATAAGCTGTCGATTCATGATTTGACGCACGAGATTCCACCGTATGACATTTTTGCGGCGTCTTATCGGTTGTATCAGACGACGAAGTATTGGCCGGCGGGGACGGTTTTTGTTTCGGTGGTTGATCCGGGTGTTGGCAGTGATCGACGGAGTATTATTGCGGAGACGGCGGACCATCATTTTGTGATTACACCGGATAATGGGACGTTGACGCATTTGGCGAAGTTTGTTGGTTTGAAGCGGGTGAGTGTGATTGATGAGGCGGCGCATGCGTTGCCTGGTAGTCAGGAGAGTCACACGTTTCATGGCCGGGATATTTATGCGTACAATGGCGCAAAGTTGGCGAGTGGCCAGATTACGTTTGAGGATCTAGGGACACCGCTTGCTGCTGATCAGATTGTAATGTTGCCGTTGGGCGAAGTGACGCAGCAGGAAGGCCAAATTGCCGGGACAATCGATATTTTGGATATTCGGTTTGGTTCGTTGTGGACGAATATTCCGCTGGATGCGTTTAAGAAGCTTGGCGTGGCACCGGGCGAGTTGGTGCAGGTGTCGATTTATTATCATGATCAGATGCGGTATCAAAACCAGATGCCGTTTACGCGGACGTTTGCGGCGGTACGGGTTGGCGAGCCGCTGGTGTATGTGAATTCATTGCTGAACCTTGGCGTGGCGATTAATCAGGATTCATTTTCGAAGTTGTATCATATTGGTACTGGCGTTGATTGGCATATCACTGTTAAGCGGCTTTAG